The following are encoded together in the Flavihumibacter fluvii genome:
- the porQ gene encoding type IX secretion system protein PorQ gives MGCLVYSANAQYAGGNSVYNFLKLPASPLNTALGGENISVISNDVTMGYQSPSLQREEMDQQLGIVFTSLPGSIKNFHLTGSIYKASWATSLMASVQYFSYGKIPQTDAAGNEYGSFNPRDYVLNIAASRKYGQHWFYGAAIKFIQSNYGQYRSSAIAMDFGVNYADSNRHWQAGLLLRNMGIQLRSYTGDGQDNLPFDLQLGITKRLARAPIQFSLTIHELHSLILYNADSTGTFDHIMQHMVFATQFFIGDKLELTAGYNHLRRRELSIANSTNGLTGYSLGLGILLSKLQLRYARAYQSNSKAYNQFGLNIVLR, from the coding sequence ATGGGCTGTTTGGTTTATTCTGCCAATGCCCAGTATGCCGGCGGTAATTCTGTATATAATTTCCTGAAATTGCCGGCCAGTCCATTAAATACTGCATTAGGTGGCGAAAATATCAGTGTCATCAGTAATGATGTAACCATGGGATATCAATCACCGTCCCTGCAAAGGGAAGAGATGGATCAACAGTTAGGTATAGTATTTACTTCCTTGCCGGGAAGTATTAAAAACTTCCACCTTACAGGTAGTATATACAAAGCATCCTGGGCCACCAGTTTAATGGCCAGTGTACAATATTTCAGTTATGGGAAAATTCCGCAAACTGATGCAGCAGGCAATGAATACGGTTCATTTAACCCAAGGGATTATGTCCTGAACATTGCAGCATCACGAAAATATGGCCAGCATTGGTTTTATGGAGCGGCCATTAAATTCATTCAATCCAATTATGGCCAGTACCGGTCGAGTGCAATTGCTATGGATTTTGGGGTGAATTATGCAGATAGCAACCGGCATTGGCAGGCCGGTTTGTTACTTAGGAATATGGGTATACAGCTAAGGTCTTATACAGGGGACGGCCAGGACAACCTGCCATTTGACCTGCAATTGGGTATTACAAAAAGGCTAGCCAGGGCACCTATCCAGTTTTCACTCACAATTCATGAGCTGCATAGCCTGATCCTTTACAATGCAGATAGTACGGGAACTTTTGACCATATCATGCAGCATATGGTATTTGCAACACAGTTTTTCATTGGAGATAAACTGGAATTGACAGCAGGGTACAACCACCTTAGAAGAAGGGAATTGAGTATAGCTAATTCAACTAATGGTTTAACCGGATATTCCCTGGGATTAGGGATATTACTATCCAAACTTCAGCTCCGGTATGCAAGAGCATACCAGAGCAATAGTAAGGCTTATAACCAGTTTGGTTTAAATATTGTTTTACGCTAA